From the genome of Metarhizium brunneum chromosome 4, complete sequence, one region includes:
- the PURA gene encoding Adenylosuccinate synthetase produces MAPSEVMENTYSPSFHLLPSGLINPNCLNLIGSGVVFHVPSFFSELKELDEKGLPRVYDRILVSDRVHINLDLHIAVDGLEEAELGEQKIGTTGRGIGPCYSTKAARTGIRLAEVFKAELFESKLRRLASGFAKRYGDLLRYDVEDEIARFREYRPKLAGFVVDAVSFMRSAQEKNMNILVEGANIRHELGWAVSKRKILEKMAQNSRNSAKNGGRPLVDGVVVVDLVVLRYSTAINYYTALNLTKLDVLDTFETIKVAVAYKDPESGEELASYPTDPDILDRAHVVYHEMPGWKRPTTNVKTFDDLPKQAQDYVEFIESFVGVKVKWIGTGPDRESMIEK; encoded by the exons ATGGCACCGTCAGAGGTGATGGAGAATACTTACTCACCTAGTTTCCACCTTCTTCCTTCTGGTCTCATCAACCCGAATTG CTTGAACTTGATTGGTTCAGGTGTTGTTTTCCATGT CCCATCATTCTTCAGCGAGCTCAAAGAACTTGATGAGAAAGGCCTCCCCCGAGTTTACGATCGTATCCTCGTCTCGGACCGGGTTCATATTAACTTGGACCTTCACATTGCTGTCGATGGCCTTGAAGAGGCTGAGCTTGGAG AGCAAAAAATTGGAACCACAGGCCGTGGAATTGGCCCATGTTACAGTACAAAGGCTGCA CGAACTGGAATCCGATTAGCAGAGGTTTTCAAAGCCGAGCTGTTTGAGTCAAAACTTCGGCGACTTGCATCAGGCTTCGCCAAGAGATACGGGGACTTGCTGAG GTATGACGTTGAGGACGAAATCGCCCGTTTTAGAGAATACCGTCCGAAGCTTGCCGGAttcgtcgtcgatgccgtgTCCTTCATGCGGTCTGCGCAAGAGAAGAACATGAACATTCTTGTGGAGGGTGCCAAT ATACGACACGAGTTGGGATGGGCAGTTTCAAAACGGAAGATCTTGGAGA AGATGGCACAAAACTCCAGGAACTCGGCAAAGAATGG GGGACGTCCACtggtcgacggcgtcgttgtGGTTG ATCTTGTGGTCCTTCGATATAGCACAGCTATCAATTACTATACAGCACTTAACCTAACTAAG CTGGACGTGCTGGATACATTCGAGACGATTAAGGTCGCTGTGGCGTATAAGGACCCCGAATCCGGTGAA GAGTTGGCTTCGTACCCTACGGATCCCGATATTCTCGATCGAGCTCATGTGGTTTATCATGAGATGCCGGGATGGAAGAGACCGACCACAAACGTGAAGACCTTTGATGATCTTCCCAAGCAGGCGCAGGACTATGTCGAG TTCATTGAAAGCTTTGTTGGAGTCAAG GTAAAATGGATTGGTACTGGCCCTGACCGGGAGAGCATGATAGAGAAATAG
- the JEN1_2 gene encoding Carboxylic acid transporter encodes MGQHGGESAENEGAAPHEGMSAGKYLATRFSTLKPPMLPVPNPWKLVRMLDAQQWAFFALAFSAWTWDAFDFFTVSLTVSDLSKEFGKTATDITWGITLVLMFRSVGSILFGIASDRYGRRWPFIVNNLLFIVLELGTGFCQTYSQFLACRALFGIAMGGLYGNAAATALEDLPEEARGLMSGILQQGYAFGYLLCAAFARGLVDTTSHTWRPLYWFAACPPVIFIAIRFMLPETKVFQERERMRNEAGHVGKSAGAVFISEGKVALRRHWLLLTYLVLLMAGFNFMSHGSQDLYPTMLENQLGFSKTAVTVTQVVANLGAMTGGTVVGFCSQSVGRRFSIVLCCIVGGALLYPYGFVGDKSIMAAAFFQQFCVQGAWGVIPIHLMELSPGAFRTFVVGTAYQLGNLVSSASSTIEARLGERFPLPPSEKGVKRYEYGKVICIFMGCVYAYTLLLTFLGPEHLRRKFDVSHDRDAKEAVGVETVGRAGVLHENSGGKARDIEDDEEKRVSVHHN; translated from the exons ATGGGACAACACGGTGGCGAGAGCGCCGAAAATGAAGGCGCGGCGCCTCACGAGGGCATGTCGGCCGGCAAGTATCTTGCGACGAGATTCTCAACCCTCAAACCACCCATGTTGCCCGTTCCCAACCCGTGGAAGTTGGTTCGCATGCTCGACGCGCAACAATGGGCATTCTTTGCCCTGGCCTTTTCTGCTTGG ACGTGGGATGCCTTTGACTTCTTTACGGTTTCCCTGACCGTCTCTGACCTGTCGAAAGAATTTGGCAAAACCGCCACAGACATCACATGGGGCATCACGCTGGTTCTCATGTTCCGATCTGTGGGATCCATCCTGTTTGGTATTGCCAGCGATCGATACGGCCGTCGGTGGCCATTCATTGTGAACAACTTACTCTTTATTGTTCTTGAGCTG GGCACTGGTTTCTGCCAGACATACTCCCAGTTCCTCGCATGCCGCGCCCTGtttggcattgccatgggCGGCCTTTACGGAAACGCTGCCGCGACGGCCCTCGAAGACCTCCCTGAAGAGGCGCGCGGTCTCATGAGCGGTATCCTGCAGCAAGGC TATGCCTTTGGCTACCTCCTCTGCGCCGCCTTTGCccgcggcctcgtcgacacCACGTCTCATACCTGGCGCCCTCTGTACTGGTTCGCCGCCTGCCCCCCCGTCATCTTCATTGCCATCCGCTTCATGCTGCCCGAGACCAAGGTGTTCCAGGAGCGCGAACGCATGCGCAACGAGGCCGGGCACGTCGGCAAGtcggccggcgccgtcttcatcagcGAGGGCAAGGTGGCCCTGCGGCGGCACTGGCTGCTGCTCACCTACCTCGTGCTGCTCATGGCCGGCTTCAACTTCATGAGCCACGGCTCGCAGGATCTGTACCCGACCATGCTCGAGAACCAGCTCGGCTTCAGCAAGACGGCCGTGACGGTGACGCAGGTCGTCGCCAACTTGGGCGCCATGACGGGCGGCACCGTCGTCGGCTTCTGCAGCCAGTCGGTCGGCCGCCGCTTCAGCATCGTGCTCTGCTGCATCGTTGGCGGCGCCCTGCTGTACCCCTacggcttcgtcggcgacaagtccatcatggccgccgccttcttccagcAGTTCTGCGTCCAGGGCGCCTGGGGCGTCATCCCCATCCACCTCATGGAGCTGTCGCCCGGCGCCTTTCGCACCTTTGTCGTCGGCACCGCCTACCAGCTCGGCAACCTCGTCTCGTCTGCCTCGTCCACCATCGAGGCCCGTCTCGGGGAGCGCTTcccgctgccgccctcgGAAAAGGGCGTCAAGCGCTACGAGTACGGCAAGGTCATTTGCATCTTCATGGGCTGCGTCTACGCATACACCCTGCTGCTCACCTTTCTCGGACCCGAGCATCTGCGCCGCAAATTCGACGTCAGCCACGACCGGGATGCCAAGGAGGCCGTTGGAGTTGAGACTGTTGGCCGTGCCGGCGTTTTACATGAGAATAGTGGTGGCAAGGCCCGTGAcattgaagatgatgaggagaagAGGGTTTCTGTTCATCACAATTAG
- the MET16 gene encoding U6 small nuclear RNA (adenine-(43)-N(6))-methyltransferase, producing MQRRRKASLEADTSVKEQADGSLVKAPGNKTIAKPSSRNAIDRHFRELYSTPPDFKELSRLDPEFAAVAKGRDVDFRNPKSVMQLTKTLLKLDFGIKLELPDDRLCPPVPNRHSYILWMKDLLDTSSYNEPGRKLTGMDIGTGASCIYPLLGCAQRPWSFIATGTSESLSSMPYLDLAHALADIDPESLKWAKRNVEINDLSSRVNVVARCTGSSLIPLDELALDSIDFTMTNPPFYRSEEELLSSAKRKQRPPYTACTGSKAEMVTPGGELAFVVCILKESCVLQARIQWYSAMFGFLSNLVDFIEQLRSSGIENYAVTEFVQGNKTRRWAVAWSFQPMRPAQHVARGTRSALSKNILPCVTEAEVMSVEIPESIGEFASKITAAIESLDLISWDWDTQAYEGTGRAVDKVWARPWRRRKKREQQTPDESTGSSISKSDPRCMFGFKVWIRVSMKEVLVGCRWTEGFDAKAFESFQGFLQSTATAAANVK from the exons ATGCAGCGCAGACGAAAAGCCTCTTTGGAGGCTGATACGAGTGTGAAAGAACAAGCCGATGGGAGCTTAGTGAAAGCGCCAGGCAACAAGACCATCGCCAAGCCATCCAGCAGAAATGCGATAGATCGGCATTTTCGAGAGCTTTATTCCACACCGCCCGACTTTAAAGAGCTATCTCGTTTGGATCCCGAGTTTGCTGCCGT TGCTAAAGGGCGAGATGTGGACTTTCGGAACCCAAAGTCGGTCATGCAACTAACCAAAACACTTCTCAAGTTAGATTTTGGTATCAAACTAGAGCTTCCAGACGATAGATTATGTCCGCCA GTGCCAAACCGCCACAGTTACATCCTTTGGATGAAGGATTTACTCGACACATCCTCTTATAATGAGCCTGGACGGAAGCTTACCGGAATGGACATTGGCACCGGCGCCAGTTGTATCTATCCCTTGTTAGGATGTGCTCAGCGGCCATGGTCCTTCATTGCAACAGGCACGTCCGAATCCTTATCATCTATGCCATACTTGGACCTTGCTCATGCTTTAGCAGACATTGACCCTGAAAGTCTAAAATGGGCAAAGAGGAATGTCGAAATTAATGACCTATCAAGTCGCGTCAATGTAGTTGCCCGCTGTACAGGCAGCTCACTTATCCCGCTGGACGAACTGGCGCTAGATTCCATCGATTTCACCATGACCAACCCCCCCTTCTACAGGTCAGAAGAGGAATTGCTCAGCAGCGCGAAAAGGAAACAGAGACCGCCGTACACTGCATGCACGGGCAGCAAAGCTGAAATGGTCACACCCGGCGGAGAGTTGGCCTTTGTCGTTTGCATTCTCAAAGAATCCTGTGTTCTGCAGGCACGAATACAGTGGTACTCGGCTATGTTTGGGTTTCTCTCCAACCTTGTAGATTTTATCGAGCAGCTGCGGTCATCCGGGATTGAAAACTATGCAGTCACAGAGTTCGTGCAGGGGAATAAAACCCGGAGATGGGCTGTGGCATGGTCTTTTCAGCCAATGCGTCCAGCGCAGCATGTCGCGCGGGGCACGAGATCTGCGCTATCGAAGAACATTCTTCCTTGTGTGACGGAGGCGGAAGTGATGTCAGTTGAGATACCTGAGAGCATTGGAGAGTTTGCTTCCAAAATCACTGCCGCTATTGAGTCCCTGGACTTGATATCTTGGGACTGGGACACACAAGCATATGAAGGAACTGGCCGCGCGGTCGATAAAGTAtgggcgaggccatggcgcagacggaagaagagagaaCAGCAAACGCCCGACGAGAGCACAGGGAGCTCGATTTCGAAAAGCGACCCAAGGTGTATGTTTGGCTTCAAGGTGTGGATTCGCGTATCAATGAAAGAGGTATTGGTGGGATGTCGCTGGACGGAAGGGTTTGACGCGAAGGCGTTTGAGAGTTTTCAGGGTTTTCTACAGTCGACGGCCACAGCCGCCGCAAATGTAAAATAA
- the ARF1 gene encoding ADP-ribosylation factor, which translates to MKLASWLFGKNPEYRGLMMGFDAAGKTTLLYQLKLPHEKITTIPTIGFNVETVESTKGHKFTLWDVGGMYRYDPRDPASTFRCDKMRPLYRHYFQNTDVFFFIVDCADTCRFDEVVPEIQSLLNELDNEHGKKNLWVVLNKQDLLPQNERDEAVKQIRTKLEKGLSKTVESGRVRIFGPPGFNAFEHGHAAALLDEVADAIPGGKSPKPLENDDKPRSSHVGETDSKERINENVKRNTASADDFWQGFLDADLPVWDHYNHLRAGYFVLLEGMACGNTVMKCADMFMDHVDMLRSKRPERFRNTTHRTMTIFWLFQLQVATIRYAHLKHLVGLTCREDFPQILIHTPELMDASLWKVHYSKDLMFAPNARANWVLPDKSPLPSIAQPVQHESSPGDIPLADSDHLIRFALTVIQSTLGTRLRRGAVIKHALSALQTSIMRKRASLSNISPYSETQAYFWIQYVHAALASLQSSPGDGLNRTAGWHGSMTSLTLTAFKSLFDISGDEWKRYYSPDLWDSMQARIAFVNPDQAPLPGLISIPPQSSSSRAKLHMASKAGLGVATTPRMPPPESLAVMVAAVCDAAALSDTDAVDGVVKSHTELIVFLYDTLVANLGVRAGPDDRPTATSKRRSGLVEAVNKALGVSGPSAEGLTCKMFWIQQVLAAVEQTAEQSSFDSFMNSNPHLAYERLPLMYYSEMILNSSEAKEVFLPPDRRAFPSVISGGGEMLRFGS; encoded by the exons ATGA AGCTTGCATCGTGGCTCTTCGGGAAGAATCCCGAGTATCGTGGCCTCATGATGGGCTTTGACGCTGCCGGCAAGACTACGCTACTTTACCAGCTGAAGCTGCCTCATGAGAAGATCACGACGATCCCTACCATTGGATTCAATGTCGAAACCGTGGAGAGCACAAAGGGCCACAAGTTCACGTTGTGGGATGTTGGAGGCATGTATCGCTACGACCCAAGAGACCCTGCGTCAACATTTC GTTGTGACAAAATGCGTCCTCTGTATCGGCACTACTTCCAAAATACGgacgtcttcttcttcatcgtaGACTGCGCAGACACCTGCAGATTTGACGAGGTCGTCCCCGAGATACAAAGTCTTCTTAATGAATTGGACAACGAACATGGTAAAAAGAACTTGTGGGTTGTCCTCAACAAGCAGGATCTTTTGCCACAAAATGAACGCGATGAAGCTGTCAAACAGATCAGAACAAAACTGGAAAAGGGGCTATCCAAGACTGTAGAGTCAGGGAGGGTACGCATCTTTGGTCCACCCGGTTTCAATGCttttgaacatggccatgccgctGCCTTGCTTGATGAAGTAGCGGACGCTATACCAGGGGGCAAGTCTCCAAAACCATTGGAAAATGACGACAAGCCACGGAGCAGCCATGTGGGTGAGACGGATTCGAAAGAGCGCATCAATGAAAATGTCAAGAGGAACACAGCATCCGCTGATGATTTCTGGCAAGGCTTCCTTGATGCTGATTTACCCGTTTGGGACCACTACAATCATTTGCGAGCTGGGTATTTTGTGCTTCTGGAGGGCATGGCTTGCGGAAACACTGTGATGAAATGCGCAGACATGTTCATGGACCATGTAGACATGTTGAGATCCAAGAGACCCGAGAGATTCCGCAACACCACCCACCG TACAATGACGATATTCTGGCTCTTCCAACTTCAGGTAGCTACCATCAGATACGCACACCTCAAGCACTTGGTTGGCCTCACTTGTCGCGAAGATTTCCCCCAAATTCTAATTCATACGCCGGAGCTCATGGATGCCAGCTTGTGGAAAGTACACTACTCCAAAGACTTGATGTTTGCGCCCAACGCTCGAGCGAACTGGGTGTTGCCGGACAAGTCACCACTCCCATCCATCGCACAGCCCGTCCAACATGAGTCGTCGCCGGGCGATATCCCACTTGCGGATAGCGACCATTTAATTCGCTTTGCCCTGACAGTCATTCAGAGCACATTGGGAACAAGACTCCGTCGAGGTGCTGTCATCAAACATGCTCTGAGTGCTTTGCAGACATCCATCATGCGAAAGAGGGCTTCCCTGTCAAACATTAGCCCGTATTCCGAGACCCAGGCTTACTTCTGGATCCAGTACGTTCATGCAGCGCTTGCCTCTCTGCAATCGTCGCCGGGGGATGGATTAAACCGCACTGCAGGATGGCACGGGTCCATGACAAGTCTTACCCTGACGGCGTTCAAGTCCCTTTTCGACATTTCTGGTGACGAGTGGAAAAGGTATTATTCCCCTGATCTGTGGGATAGTATGCAGGCTCGCATTGCCTTTGTCAACCCGGATCAAGCGCCGCTACCCGGGCTCATCTCCATCCCGCCACAGTCGAGCAGCAGCCGTGCGAAACTGCACATGGCGTCCAAGGCCGGGCTGGGTGTTGCCACAACGCCGCGCATGCCTCCCCCAGAGAGTCTTGCGGTGATGGTAGCTGCCGTGTGTGATGCGGCCGCCTTGTCTGATACGGACGCGGTAGACGGCGTGGTCAAGAGTCACACGGAGCTCATTGTGTTTCTTTACGATACCCTGGTGGCCAACCTCGGCGTCCGGGCTGGACCGGATGACAGGCCAACGGCCACTTCAAAAAGACGAAGCGGTCTTGTCGAAGCCGTCAACAAAGCGCTGGGAGTTTCGGGGCCATCGGCAGAGGGGCTTACCTGCAAGATGTTTTGGATTCAGCAGGTTCTGGCTGCTGTCGAGCAAACTGCGGAACAGTCGTCATTTGACAGTTTTATGAACTCCAATCCTCACTTAGCGTATGAACGCCTGCCTCTGATGTACTACTCCGAGATGATTCTGAACAgcagcgaggccaaggaggtgTTTTTACCTCCGGATCGGCGAGCCTTTCCCAGTGTCATAtcggggggaggggagaTGTTACGTTTTGGATCCTGA
- the ARD_2 gene encoding D-arabinitol 2-dehydrogenase: MASQPHASERDALTSRVLPSMTLAQGDDSKYTINSPATHTHPRDSAQGRFAVSGNAIVTGGTGAIGLKTARAMLQHGLAGLMLLDLNADASQRSIQQLRDEFPGAKIEALPVDVTNEEHVSAAVAETVSRLGSVDVLVCFAGIVGCAHALETPASQFRRILDVNATGSFICAQAAARQMVRQGTGGRIVLTASVSAHRVNFPQPQAAYNASKAAVVMLKSSLAAEWARYGITVNSVSPGYMDTVLNAGEGLADARRTWCERNPFGRMGLPEEVAGVVVMLVSRAGSYMNGADVICDGGGVVF, from the coding sequence ATGGCTTCTCAACCACACGCATCAGAACGGGATGCCCTCACCTCGCGCGTCCTCCCGTCCATGACGCTCGCGCAAGGCGACGACTCCAAATACACCATCAACAGCCCAGCCACGCACACGCACCCCCGGGACTCGGCGCAAGGCCGCTTCGCCGTCTCGGGAAACGCCATCGTCACAGGCGGCACCGGCGCCATTGGCCTCAAAACGGCACGGGCAATGCTCCAGCACGGCCTCGCGGGCCTCATGCTCCTGGATCTCAACGCCGACGCCTCTCAGCGAAGCATCCAGCAGCTCAGGGACGAGTTCCCAGGCGCCAAGATCGAAGCACTGCCCGTGGACGTCACCAACGAGGAGCACGTCTCTGCAGCCGTCGCGGAAACCGTCTCCCGCCTCGGATCGGTCGACGTGCTCGTGTGCTTTGCGGGCATCGTGGGCTGCGCGCACGCCCTCGAGACGCCGGCATCCCAGTTCCGCAGGATCCTCGACGTCAATGCGACGGGAAGCTTTATATGCGCGCAGGCGGCGGCCCGGCAGATGGTGAGGCAGGGCACCGGCGGCAGGATCGTGCTCACGGCGTCTGTTTCCGCGCACAGGGTCAACTTTCCCCAGCCCCAGGCTGCGTACAATGCGAGCAAGGCGGCCGTCGTGATGCTCAAGAGCTCGCTGGCCGCCGAGTGGGCCAGGTATGGCATCACGGTGAACAGCGTGAGCCCGGGGTACATGGACACGGTTCTCAATGCTGGCGAGGGTCTGGCCGACGCGAGGAGGACGTGGTGCGAGCGGAACCCCTTTGGGAGGATGGGCTTGCCGGAGGAAGTCGCtggggtggtggtgatgctggtgAGCAGGGCTGGCTCGTACATGAATGGGGCGGATGTAATAtgtgatggcggcggtgtCGTATTCTAG
- the fam50a gene encoding Protein FAM50A: MSDQGNSRFTPQNRTTNERLSTNTVGLVALSDFRKRRAEVLEQQEREAREAAISGTSTPDRSLTGTPDNAGSDSNSGLGVRPPKKKKKQGKKLLSFDDEEDGDSEASSNPDPRSKPKDSDTDRDSETGRIKFKANANVGIVPKAVTKAALRKEATEREALRREFVAVQEAVKATEIAVPFVFYDGANTQGGTVRMKKGDFVWVFLDKSRKVGAELGVGDQSNARRAWARVGVDDLMLVRDTVIIPHHYDFHFFVMNKTTGPGGRRLFDYSSEAPVGKETAMDQSSPSSENRLSTAASRAAAAKSLASIDTLEGASEDPTRTKVVDRRWYERNKHIYPASTWQEFDPEKDYSSEIRKDTGGNTYFFSK; the protein is encoded by the exons ATGTCTGACCAGGGAAACTCGCGGTTCACGCCGCAAAACAGGACGACGAACGAGCGTCTGTCAACAAACACCGTTGGTCTTGTCGCGCTATCCGACTTTCGCAAACGGCGAGCAGAGGTGCTCGAGCAGCAGGAGCGCGAGGCTCGCGAGGCTGCCATCTCAGGCACGTCCACACCGGACCGTTCTTTGACAGGCACCCCTGACAACGCCGGCAGTGACTCGAACAGCGGGCTAGGTGTACGgccgccgaagaagaagaagaagcaaggcaagaagctgctgtcctttgacgacgaggaagacggcgaCAGCGAGGCTAGCAGCAACCCTGATCCCAGGAGCAAGCCGAAGGACTCGGATACGGACCGCGATAGCGAGACGGGCAGGATAAAATTCAAGGCGAATGCGAACGTGGGCATCGTGCCAAAAGCCGTCACGAAAGCAGCCCTGCGGAAAGAGGCTACCGAGCGAGAGGCCTTGCGGCGAGAATTCGTGGCGGTCCAGGAAGCTGTCAAGGCCACCGAGATTGCGGTCCCCTTCGTTTTCTACGATGGAGCCAATACACAAGGGGGGACCGTGCGAATGAAGAAGGGAGACTTTGTGTGGGTGTTCCTGGACAAGAGTCGCAAAGTCGGTGCCGAATTGGGTGTTGGAGACCAAAGCAATGCGCGGCGGGCGTGGGCAcgtgttggtgttgatgacTTGATGCTCGTAAGAGATACCGTTATCATTCCACAT CACTACGATTTTCACTTCTTTGTGATGAACAAGACCACTGGGCCCGGGGGCCGTCGACTATTTGACTATAGTTCCGAGGCACCTGTGGGAAAGGAGACTGCGATGGACCAGTCTAGTCCGTCTAGTGAAAACCGTCTTAGCACGGCTGCGTCGCGGGCAGCCGCGGCGAAGTCTTTGGCGAGCATCGATACCCTCGAAGGGGCTTCGGAAGACCCAACGAGGACAAAGGTGGTGGATCGTCGGTGGTATGAGAGAAATAAGCACATCTACCCTGCTAGCACTTGGCAGGAGTTTGACCCGGAGAAGGACTACTCCAGCGAGATACGCAAGGATACCGGCGGCAACACGTATTTTTTCTCCAAATGA
- the GSTO1_1 gene encoding Glutathione S-transferase omega-1: MANVDTSLPPEPSGAAAELASRHASEHALKLYGGWFCPFVQRAWITLCEKQIPHQYIEINPYKKEADFLAMNPRGLVPTLAVPTGPEGESHKPLYESLVICEFLEDAYSDEAKHGRRLLPSDPYERARARLWIDHIGTRIVPAFYRFLQHTPEKPYSIEQARAEFHGHIRTLTEQMDPDGPWFLGEHLSLVDISLAPWAKRLWLLDHYKSGGLAIPQADGDAIWQRWFKWYHAIVDRQSVKDTWSADERYIIAYKRYADDTTNSLVGQATRQGQRLP, encoded by the coding sequence ATGGCCAACGTCGATACTTCACTTCCGCCAGAGCCGTCGGGCGCGGCTGCCGAGTTGGCCTCCCGCCATGCCTCTGAACATGCACTCAAGCTATACGGCGGATGGTTCTGCCCTTTCGTTCAGCGGGCTTGGATCACATTGTGTGAGAAGCAAATTCCACATCAGTACATTGAAATCAACCCCTATAAGAAAGAAGCCGACTTTCTGGCCATGAACCCTCGCGGCCTGGTGCCAACACTGGCTGTTCCCACCGGGCCAGAGGGAGAGAGCCACAAACCACTGTATGAAAGTCTGGTCATCTGTGAATTCCTGGAGGACGCGTACTCGGATGAAGCCAAGCACGGCCGTCGTTTGCTTCCGTCTGATCCCTACGAGCGTGCCCGCGCCCGGCTGTGGATCGACCATATTGGCACAAGAATCGTCCCAGCCTTCTACCGCTTTCTACAGCATACCCCGGAGAAGCCATATAGCATCGAGCAGGCTCGGGCAGAGTTTCACGGCCATATACGCACCCTGACAGAGCAAATGGATCCTGATGGGCCATGGTTTTTGGGCGAGCACCTAAGTTTAGTCGACATTAGCCTAGCCCCTTGGGCAAAACGACTATGGTTGCTTGATCACTACAAGTCCGGCGGACTAGCTATTCCACAAGCTGATGGAGATGCCATCTGGCAACGCTGGTTCAAGTGGTACCATGCCATTGTTGACCGACAGAGCGTCAAGGACACATGGAGCGCTGATGAACGatatattatagcttataaacGCTACGCGGATGATACCACAAATTCGCTCGTCGGGCAGGCCACAAGACAAGGACAGAGGTTGCCATAA